One Phaseolus vulgaris cultivar G19833 chromosome 4, P. vulgaris v2.0, whole genome shotgun sequence DNA window includes the following coding sequences:
- the LOC137838684 gene encoding uncharacterized protein, with protein MRTTRSSSVAPSTDEDAVSMTQVMDMMRTLQENVVASRSEQERMHEALVASQARNVELNRINEEQRKALQEREERAVGDRSAPPSPPRSFPMPFSLEIMDSVVPANTVAVKASFTGVEDPEAHLTAFHTQMMLSGGSDAVYCKVFMSTLSGTALDWFVSLPTGHITTFQLFSKMFVEQYIVNKAPPLVSYDLFDVRQYQGESLKDFLNRFEAQIVRLAGKDEEMFVLGLISAEIRRSVVAHIVAESEVSEKRGNVAPAKPHAQTRIQPQRVMEATAGKWDQRMRLPYDPKKGKGKGSGRPREANRPPRYEFMMGLADLIAIPNIAARLKVPEKTTDKVLGPKPDAWCEFQKSFGHSLNSCLALGYQLAELVKCGFLKDYLLEKQAGQSSGSQPAGGKGQQHEVPIQGEIHTIADHSPDVDITFTKDDLRDVVPHDNDPIVISLVTAGRTVHRVLVDQGSSADVMFWPTFEKLQLSRDQLRPYRGCLYGFAGDQVEVRGYIELRTTFTDGLVSRTERIRYLVVNAPSAYNILLGRPTLKRTGAVPSTRHMKVKLPSMEGMIITIRSDQKEAKKCYENSLKNKRSVCHVSTTPPPGVEPERESWRDVDMALEVVIEGDVPDVPMENIEVRSEGASRAEEERSFSETARESGIAKALIASEKRPQPVEEWLEKKINDKTFKLGKTLDSET; from the exons ATGAGGACAACGCGGTCCAGTTCAGTCGCGCCGTCAACAGATGAAGATGCTGTGTCTATGACACAGGTGATGGatatgatgaggacgctgcaggagaacgtagTTGCATCACGTTCTGAGCAAGAAAGAATGCACGAGGCACTGGTAGCTTCACAAGCTAGGAATGtagagctcaacaggatcaacgaagagcaGCGTAAAGCTCTTCAAGAACGGGAGGAGCGCGCGGTTGGtgacagatctgcacccccatccccaccgcgtagctttcccatgccattttctctagagatcatggactcggtggtcccTGCGAATACGGTGGCGGTGAAGGCGTCTTTCACCGGAGtagaggatcctgaggctcatctcacggcgtttcacacccagatgatgctttcGGGGGGGTCAGACGCGGTctactgtaaggtgttcatgagcacactcagtggaacagcgctggactggttcgtcagtttgcctactggccacattaccacgttccaGCTGTTTTCTAAGATGttcgttgagcagtacatagtgaacaaggcaccgccgttggtgtcttatgatttgttcgacgtgaggcagtaccagggggagtcccTGAAGGATTTCTTGAACAGGTTCGAAGCTCAAATAGTCCGCTTGGCaggaaaagatgaagagatgtttgtgttgggtttaata TCTGCTGAAATCCGGCGAAGTGTCGTGGCTCACATCGTCGCTGAGAGCGAAGtctctgagaagaggggaaatgTCGCCCCAGCTAAGCCCCACGCTCAGAcgaggatccagccgcagagggtgatgGAGGCGACGGCGGGGAAGTGGGATCAGAGGATGCGCCTTCCTTATGACCCAAAGAAAGGTAAGGGGAAGGGGTCGGGGAGGCCCAGAGAGGCTAATCGCCCACCAAGGTATGAATTCAtgatggggttggcggacctgatcgccatcccaaacattgctgccaggctcaaagtgcctgagaaaacaACAGACAAAGTGTTGGGACCGAAGCCAGATGCATGGTGTGAGTTCCAGaagagctttggccactctctcaactcgtgtttggctttggggtaccaactcgccgagttggtcaaatgtgggttcttgaaggattacttgctggaGAAGCAAGCGGGTCAGTCATCGGGTTCCCAACCGGCGGGTGGCAAGGGACAGCAGCACGAGGTACCCATCCagggcgagatccacaccattgctg accactcgcccgacgtggacatcacgttcaccaaggacgaccttagggatgttgtgccccatgacaatgACCCTATCGTAATCTCGCTCGTCACGGCAGGAAGGACTGTTCATCGAGTGCTGGTcgatcaaggaagttcggcagatgtgatgttttggccgacttttgaGAAGTTACAGTTATCCCGCGACCAGCTGAGGCCATACAGGGGCTGCCTGTACGGTTTCGCCGGGGACCAGGTGGAGGTtagggggtatattgagttaaggacgacgttcacagaCGGTCTGGTCTCGCGCACAGAGAGGATCAGGTAtctcgtcgtgaacgctccgTCGGCATACAATATCCTGTTGGGTAGGCCAACACTCAAAAGgacaggagctgtgccttcaacaaggcacatgaaggtcaagctacCATCAATGGAAGGGATGATCATCACCATCCGgtctgaccaaaaggaggcgaagaagtgctatgaaaatagcctcaagaacaagagatctGTATGCCACGTATCCACAACGCCGCCCCCTGGCGTGGAACCTGAGCGAGAAAGCTGGCGAGATGTGGATATGGCGTTGGAGGTGGTCATCGAGGGGGATGTGCCCGATGTGCCAATGGAGAATATTGAGGTGAGGTCCGAGGGCGCTTCTCGGGCGGAGGAAGAGAGAAGCTTCTCGGAGACCGCCAGGGAGTCAGGTATCGCgaaggcgctgatcgccagcgagaagaggcctcagccggtggaggaatggcttgagaagaagatcaacgacAAGACGTTCAAACTGGGGAAAACCTTAGACAGCGAGACATAA